The Anastrepha ludens isolate Willacy chromosome 2, idAnaLude1.1, whole genome shotgun sequence genome contains a region encoding:
- the LOC128858683 gene encoding neuropeptide CCHamide-1, giving the protein MWRTTVFAILYIGLVFSPDVKGSCLEYGHSCWGAHGKRSSGQVVGGNKVQRESGSRNLRNNQLNVLGEDNANRIVANKFDFDEALTSAETSPNRVFSAEDFSADSNDSTKTRNYMGQQRLKFSTHLGQSESNHLPIDNNNRVSNIDDSREEHQQQLQTRQLQQQRKYPRHIERWRKLPIFGFRHTFGNSQLALTDAAPLELPTRNAENELIQQFGQLAGGGRVDDAGVYYDFQ; this is encoded by the exons GTTCCTGTTTGGAGTATGGACATTCATGTTGGGGTG CTCATGGTAAACGTTCTAGTGGCCAAGTAGTTGGTGGTAATAAAGTTCAGCGCGAATCTGGATCGAGAAATTTACGCAACAACCAATTAAATGTGTTAGGTGAAGATAACGCAAATCGAATTGTGGCGAACAAG TTCGATTTCGATGAGGCGCTCACTTCAGCTGAAACTTCACCAAACAGAGTCTTTAGCGCAGAGGACTTTTCAGCCGATTCGAATGATTCTACAAAAACTCGCAATTACATGGGACAACAGCGTCTAAAATTCTCCACACACTTAGGCCAGAGTGAGAGCAATCACTTACCGATTGACAATAACAATCGGGTGAGCAATATTGATGATTCGCgggaagaacaccaacaacaactacaaacgCGGCAACTACAACAGCAACGGAAGTATCCTCGACATATTGAACGCTGGCGGAAGTTGCCCATATTTGGATTTCGACACACTTTCGGTAACTCACAATTGGCGTTGACAGATGCAGCACCGCTGGAGTTACCAACACGAAATGCCGAAAATGAGTTAATTCAACAATTTGGCCAGCTAGCGGGGGGCGGCAGAGTAGATGATGCCGGCGTTTACTATGATTTTCAATAG
- the LOC128854870 gene encoding ecdysteroid-regulated 16 kDa protein-like, producing the protein MKSFLSTVSLFIVILVLTNAAEVRKCPKSDARKLNPDEVTMPQCPKDTCTLKRNTIASIAIKITPDRDFTELTSDIKSIILDIPLPFPGYYGTSACPYIYDAEGKEKVGCPLKAGETYTYKNSFKILPIYPPVNLVIHWGMGDKNGDAVCFEIPAKIQT; encoded by the exons ATGAAGTCCTTCCTGAGCACAGTTTCACTTTTTATTGTCATTTTGGTCTTGACAAATGCCGCCGAAGTAAGGAAGTGCCCGAAGT CGGATGCACGAAAATTGAATCCGGACGAAGTGACCATGCCCCAGTGTCCTAAAGATACATGCACACTCAAACGCAATACAATTGCTTCCATTGCCATAAAAATTACACCAGATCGTGACTTCACCGAACTCACTTCTGATATAAAGAGCATTATTTTGGATATACCGCTTCCATTCCCTGGCTACTATGGCACCAGCGCCTGCCCATATATCTATGATGCAGAAGGCAAAGAGAAGGTGGGCTGTCCATTGAAAGCCGGCGAAACTTACACCTACAAGAATAGCTTCAAGATTCTACCAATTTATCCACCCGTTAACTTGGTGATACACTGGGGTATGGGTGATAAAAATGGTGACGCTGTGTGCTTCGAAATACCGGCCAAGATACAAACGTAA